The Amycolatopsis coloradensis sequence AGATTTCCTTCCGTGGAAAGGTCTTCACAACCGCGTGTAAGGCGGCATCCGGGTCTGCCTCGGCTATCCAGTACCCGCCCGCTCGGTTACGCCGCTTCCGCTGCTCGCGTTGCAATGCCGCGAGCAACTCGCGGTGCCGGGAGTCGTAGCCGTGGCCCGCTGCCACTCGTTCGCGGTAGGCCTTGTGCTCGGGAATCCCGAGCTTGGACAGTCGAGCGTCGGTCAGCATGTTGACCTCATCACTGTCCGCGCCGTAGTAGATCGCACTGTCGCCTAAGCAGAGTAGATCGATATGGCTTTCGCGGGCGCGGAGCAGGCTGATCGTGCTGGACGGCGAGTTGCCTGGGTGAAGTCCGAGCCTGCTTGCGGTGTCTCGGATCGCGTCGGCGACGACCGTTCGCAGGTCGACGTCGTGCTCTTCCTCAAGGTTGGCCTGAATCGCGGCTGCGAGGTAGTCAACGTAGAGCGCCGTCGACACGTCAACGGGTTCAAAGGCGCTGGCTCCGTCGAGAACAAGCACCATGCGCTCGTTTGTCAGCACCCGGTCCTGACTTTCCGAAGGGGGAGGCGTTTGAGCTGTAGCCGTCCGCATACGCGTCACCACCTGTACGGGCCTGCGACCAGTTCGCTCGACGTAACCGTTGTGTCGCTTGAAAAGCTGCACTTGACGATCATGCTGAACGAGACGTCACCTTGCTTCGTGAACAGATCTCTCACGTTTGTTTGCAGGTAGTGCAGCACGCCGCTGGAGCCGACCGCGGTGATGCCCGCCACGTGGATCACGACGCGATCTTCCTCGCGGTGTCGCGCGAAGTAGCCGAACTCTTCGTCGCGAGGAGGCTCTTCGAGTCGAGGTGAGAAGTAGCGCTCGCCCGAGTCGCGATCGTCGAGTCGCCAGCGTTCGTCCTCACGCGTGAAGCCGAGGTGGTTGTCGCGAGCGAGGAGCCGTGATCCGACGGGAGCTGAGCGCGGGCCGCAGATGACGATCGTGTCGCCTGCCGGCGGCGTCTCCAGATCCGGTTCGATATTGAAGGTCTCCGCGGCCAGCGAGAGGCTTGCAAGGATGCCTTCGGCCTGCGCTTGAGCGGTCATGTCCGCAGCGTCGACGTACGTCCGCATCCGGTGGTCGGTGCCGTGCCGGAGCGGAACTCCGACACTCACCGGTCCCACGCCAAAGAACGCGCGCTCCGGAGCAGGCGCACTGCCTCGGATTTGGGTGATCCGACCCTTCGTGATGCCGAGCGCTTTCGCGATCTCGGTGTAGCTCAGGTTCAGGTCGCGGTGCGCTTCTTCGATCGCGGCTTTCCGCAAGCGAGACAACTCGGTGGCCCGTTGCTGGTAGTGCGTCTGTAGCGCCGCCGCACGGCGCGCGCGGCGAATCGGATCGTTGTCCCCGCGCACAGCGTCGAAGTCATCCACATCCGCCATGGCCGTCAGTTTAGAGGGGGTTGACACCTCTCGCGGAAGGGGCCTACTCTTCCGTTTATCCCCCCTAAACAACGCGATGCCAAACATGCGGCTCACGAGGTTTAGGGGGTATAAACACCGGGTGGAGTGGCCGCTCGGTCCAGGGGAAGGCACTCACGTGGACAACGCAGTTCAAGCAGGTCGATCGTCGGAAAAGCCGTCGTCACCTGCACACCTTCGAACCGAACCGACCTTCTACAACGTCGCTGAGGCAGCGGGACTGTTCCGCCTCGACCAGTCGACGATGTACCGCCATCTGCGTTCCGGCAGCTTTCCGGGGCTCAAGATCGGCGGGCGCTATGTCGTGCCCCGCGTCGTCGTCGAACGCCTGATCAGCGACGTGCTGGCCGTGGGCCAGTGCGTAGACGTCGCCGAATGGGCGTCGCGTTGGCGCGACCAGGCAGCCGCAGCTGGGGGTGTGGCCTGATGCGCACGTTCGGGGCCCTTCTGACGGCGGTCGTGTTGATCGCGCTGGGCAATTTGTTGAGTGATTGGCATGTGAAGGCCGCTGTGGTGTGGCCGTGGTTCGTGGTCGCGGGTGTCGCGGCCGGCGTGTTCGGTCTGGCGGAGCTGGTGAAGGGGAACGCGGCACGCCTGGTGACGGTCGCGGCCGGGCTGACGGGTTTGTCGGTCTGGTTCGCGGGCTGGGTTCCGGAGGTGACGCCGGGCTATGAGGTGTGGCCATGGGGTCTGCTGCTGGGCGGCCCGGTGCTGGCGGTCGCGGCGTTCCTGGGCCTGCGGGGCCGGAATGGTTCGGCGGGGCTGATCGGGAAGTGGTCGCGTCGTTCGCGGCGGAATGGTGGTGTGGCGTCGCGGTGGCAGATCTGGAGGGTGGCGTCGAAGTCGGCGATGCGGCGGAAGGCGAAGGTGCTGAAGCCGGGGTTGAAGCGGGCGTTGTGGTGGACCCGCCGCCGGGTGCCGGTGACCGAGTACGCCACGGCGGTGGCGCGGGTGGGGTTCCAGCGGATCTGGTCGCCGGTGGAGGACGTGACGCTGCGGCTGGGTGGGCCGCGGTCGGGCAAGACGGGTGAGCTGGCGTGCCGGATCCTCGACGCCCCGGGCGCGGTGATCGCCACCTCCACGCGGACGGACCTGATCGAGCTGACCGCGCAGCTGCGCGAGCGGCAGCACGGCCCGGTGTTCGTCTTCAACCCGTCGGGGTTGGGGAAGCTGGACTCGACGATCACGTTCGACCCGCTGGCCGGGTGCGCGAACCCGGTGACCGCGACGCACCGCGCGAGCGATCTGCTGCCCGACGGCGGTAGTGACGAGCGGGAGCACTGGGTGTCGCAGGCGCGCCGCGCGCTGGCGACGCTGATGCACGCCGCCGCCCTGGGTGAGCTGGACATGGTGGATGTGCAGTCGTGGGTGGCGGACCCGGACGGTGCGGCGGATGAGGTGCTGCGTTTGCTGCGCCGTTCGCCGGAACCGGCGTTCGAGACCACCGCTCGGCAGTTCCTGACCACGAACGACCGCACGAGGTCGTCGATCACGACCACGATCATGCCCGCGCTGGGGTGGCTGACCGACCCGACCGCGCGGGCCGCGGCCACGGGTGGCGCGTTCGACGTCGCCGACCTGCTCGACCAGCGCGGCACCGTCTACATGCTCGGCGCCGAAGAGGGCCACACGGCCCCGCTGGTGGCGGCGCTGACCGCGCACATCGCCCGCGAGGCCCGACGCATCGCCTCCGAATCGCCCGGTGGGCGGCTCGACCCCGCGCTGACGATGGTCCTGGACGAGGCGGCGCTGATCTGCCCGGTTCCACTGGACAACTGGACCTCGGACATGGGTGGCCGCAACATCACTATCCACATCGGAGCCCAGTCCCGCGCGCAGCTGCGGAAGCGGTGGGGCGACACCGGGTGCTCGGCGATCCTGACGAACTCCTCGACCCTGCTGGTCCTGGCCAACCAGAAGGACCCGGACGACCTCCAGGCGTATTCGCTGCTGACCTCCGACCGGCACGAGATGGTCGCCACCGAGGACAACGACGGCCACGTCACGGGCCGGACGCCGCAGCGAGTGCCGGTGCTGACGCCGGGGCAGATCTCGCAGCTCCCGGAGCTGCACGCGGTGATCGTGCGGCGGGGGATGCCCGTCGCGATCGGGAAGCTCCAGATGGCGTGGAAGCGCCGCGACGTCAAGGCGATCGAGCGCCGCGCCCGCCACAGCGAACTGCTGATGCGGTGGGACGAGCGCCGCGAGCTGTGGCTCACCAAGGCCGGGGCGTTCGTCGACATGCTCGCCGACCGGGTCGAGCCGTGGGTTACGCGTGCCCAGGACTGGGCCGCGAACCGCCGTGGTGCCCGTGTCGAGGCGGTCGTGCCGCCGCAGGCGGAGCACGAGGCCGGGGCCGTCCGGGTCGAGGCCGTGCGCCTGGACACCGAACCGGAACCCGCCGCCGGCGCCCGCGCCGCAGACCCGTTGGCGGCGCTGGACGCCGAACTCGACGCGCACATCGCCGGGGCCAGCGAGGTTCCGGGCACCGATGAGCGTGGGGAGGGCCGGACCCGATGAACCCGAACCAGCCCTTCATGCCGGTCGACACGTTCCGGATCACGACCGTGATCGCGCAGTTGACCCGCGAGTTCGTCGAGCACTCCGGGGAATCGGCCCGCCTGGTGGCGGTGCTGGTGGAGATCACCGTGTGGCGCACCGTGCACGGCCAGACGGCCGGGCAGATCACCCGGTTCCTCGACGCCCACGTCGCCCCCGGTGTGCGGGACGACTTCGTGGCCTGGGTGGTCTCCGAGACCGGCCGCCGCCTGGCGTCCGTCGCGGGTGGGGGTGTGCGATGACTGTCATCGAGTCGGCGCTGCACGTGTTGCTCGCGACCGGCCCCGCCGTGGTGGACGCCCGCTATCGCGCGGAGGAGCCGTACGGGATCACGTTCGGTTTCCCCGGCGCGGACTGGGTGATCGGCCGGGACCTGCTGGCCGAGGCGCTGCGCGATGGCCGGGCCGGGATCGGCGACGTCCGGGTCACCGCCCGCGGCGACCTGATCACTGTCGGCCTGTCCAGCCCGGGCGGGTGCGGCTGGGTGGTATTCCGCCGCGACGACCTCGCCGAGCTCGTGGCGCGCACCTTCGACACGGTCCGCCCGGGCACCGAGTCCGACGCGCTCGACTGGTCGGCCGCCGCCGAGGTGATCCCGGAGGTGACGTTCTGATGAGCGCCCCCACCGCCCCGCGCGTGTGGCTCGCCGCCGGCGTCGCCGACAAACCCGCCCCGACCGACCACCCGGTGGTCCGCGACGACCTGATGCACCTGTGGTTCCCCGGCGAGGACGGGCTGTGGCACACCGCAGACGGCCGTCACCACGCCGCCTGGACCGAACTCCATGCCCGCTTCGACCTCGTTGAGGTGATCTCCCGATGACGTCCACGTACGAAAAATTCCTCGCTGACCTCCCGGCGAACATGATCGCCAAGGTTTCCGAGCTGTCGACGCTTGGTCGCCGCACCATGATCGACGAAGAGGTCGAGCTGCTACGGCCGCTGTTCGCGAAGTACGACACCAACGAAGACGCCGTGATCGCGCTCCACGCGGTGTTCCTGCACAAAGCCGCGATGATCTCCTGCCCGGATGACTTCGCCGTTCCCGCGGCCGTGCTGTTCGGCCTGGGCCGCGCGTTGCGGCCGGAGTGCCGGGTCGTGCCCGCCGACGTGGTTCTCAACGTCCTCGCTCACACGATCCGCGCGGCGCTGGCCGCCGCCGACGCTCGGGACACGGTCGACGCCCGTCGGCACCTGGAGCTGGCCCGCTCGTGGATGGCGCACGCCTACCTGGTCGCCGGTGTCGAGAGCGGCGGTGCCCGATGAGCACCAGCGAGAAGAAGGAGCCCGAGTTCGCGACCACGGCCGCGGTCGCCGGTCTGGCCCGCGAGGTCGAGGGCCTGCGCATGACGATGGAGGCGGTCACGCCACTGCCCCAGCAGGTGGAAGCCCTGCACGAGCTGGTGGAGCCGTTGCCGGAGCAGCTGACGAAGCTGGCGAAGGTCGTCAAGGGCCTGGTGGAGCAGCTCGCCGACGAGGAACCGGGGACGAAGACCCGGCCACTGTCGTGGCTGGACCTGGCAGACGGCGAGGACGCCGACGGCGCCGACGAGGCCCAGACCGTGCTCACGGAGCTGTCGTTGTGGCTGACGCGGGTGTATCTGCGCTACCACGGCGCGGAGCTGCCGGAGTGCTGGTGGTGGCACCCGGATGTGGTCGAGGAACTCGTCAGCCTCATGCGTTCCTGGCTCGCCGCCTACGTCGACCGGGACGCCACCGTGGCCCGCGCCGCGGACTGGCACGACCGGTACCGGCCCGGTGTGGTGAAGCGGATCAAGGCGGCGACGGCGAACTGTTCGCTGGAGAACCACCAGGACGGCGGCACCCTGTTCCTGCCCGGACCGCGTGTCCCGTCCGGGACGGCGCTCGCGCCGATCGCCGCCTGGTGGGGCACGGCCCGCACCGAGACCGCGCCGGAACCGGACGCCGAGGTCGTCGCCGATGCCCGTGCGGCCGAGGCCGCGCGCCGCCGCAACGGGGGTGGTCGGCGATGACCGAGTGGATGGATCAGCTGACCCAGGCCGCGACCCGGCTGGCCGCGGAACGGCACCGCGATATCGCGTTCCTGCGCTCCACCGCCGCCGCCGGCGCCACCGACCCGGTGGTGCGGGCGCGGCTGGAACGCGAAGCCGCCGAGGCCACCGCAACCGCCGACGGCTACGCCGCCCGGGCCGCCGAGCTGGCCGTCGGCAACGAGCCGTGGGAAGAGGCGGAGATCGCCCAGCAGGTCGAGCAGGCCCGCGTGGCCGCGACCCACGACGTCCTTGATGACCCTGGCGAGACCACGGAGCAGTTGCGACAGCGGGAGATCGCCGACGCGACGATGCGCTCGTATCTGGCCTGGCAGCAGGAAGGCGTTCCGCCGCAGGAGATCGCGCACCGCCTGGAGCGGGTGTCGCCGATCGGCGCGAAGGCCGTCAGCGACTACGAGCAGCTGCTCACCGTCGGCTACACGCCCGACGAGGCGCGGGCGATCGCCGCCGACACCGCCGCCCAGGACCCCATCCCCCCGGACCGCACCGTCGCGGACGAGGTCGGAGAGGACCTGTTCGAGCCGGACGTGCCCGACCCGGTCGACGAGGAGGCCGCGCAGCTGGCTTTCGATCGCGCCTACACCGTTGGTGAGGAAGCGATCGACCTGTTCAAGAACGTCCTGTGTGAGGCCAACAGCGAGGCCGACGCCCGCGCCGAAACCCTGCGGATGTTCGAGGGCGACAGCCTCGCGGTCGCTCAGGCCGCTCTCGACCTCTACACCGCGCGCCGCGGCGCCGAAGACGAACCGCTCGACCTCGCCGAGCTGGCCGCCACCACCGCCGCCGAACAGGCAACCGCCCAGGACACCGGAGAAGAGTCCACTGTGGGTACCAACGAACCGGGAACTTCCGCACAGGCCGAGGCCGCCGCCGCCCGGCTGCGCAACGACGAAGCCACCTACGAGGCCGATGTCGAACAGCGCTACCAGGCGCTACTCAGGGACGGCGTCGACATGGTCACCGCCCTACGCCGCGCTGAGGACGGCGCCCGCGAGAACTGGCAGCTCGAACCGTGGTCCGCCCAGGGACGCACTGTGGATCACGCACACGCAGTTGTGGCCGATAACGGTGCTGACGTCGCCCCGATGCGAGGAGACGTCGAGCCTGGATCGCAGCCACCCGTCGCTATGCACTCGCTGTCGGCACGATTCCTGCGTGCGGGTGACGGGTTCGAATGGAACGGCAAGGTGTACGTCGCCGACGACGACGCAATCGAGCACGATGGTGTAGTCACGGTTCCGTTGGAACTCAGCAACGGGGCGAACGGCTGGGTCGATGTGCCAGCGACCGAGATGGTGCCGCTGCACCACGACGACATTTCCTACGAGATCGACGAGAACGACCACGGCGAGTCGACTGCTTCGGAGGTGGACCTCGCCGAGACCGCCCGCGCCGAACGCGACGACGCACTTGGCACGGCGGAGCAGCCGGAGCGATGGGAGAACGAGCCTACCGCGCAGGACTTCGCTGAGGACGCACGCCGCAACTACGGCATCGCCGCGGCAGCGGTGAACCGCTTCGTGCGGCTGAAGGACGAAGGCCTCAGCGATGACGCCGCCGAAGTGCAGGCGATTGACTCCTGCGAGGACGGGATCGAGGTGGCCGCCGACACGATCGTGGTGTACCGCCGGGAACGGGACGCGGGCACCACGCACAAGGCCGCGCACAACACAGCGGTCGCAGACATCGTCGGGCACCACACCCCACTATGGAACATCGAGGAAGCCCAGCGATTCGTCGCCGACATCGACGGACCCGACAACACCGCGGCGGCCGACGCCGTCGACGAGGCGGTCTCGTCCGCTTCGACGGAGAGCAACCCGACCGCATCCGCCTCGGGCTCTTCCACGCCTGTTGCCAGTGTGGGTGTGACGGGGGTTGTGGCGAACGTGTCACCGCCTGGAGTGCTGTACAGCGAGGACGGGGCTTGGCAGGACGTGGCGGTTGAAGCCTGGGAACTCAACGCCAGGAAGGCTGGCCACATCGTGGAGGCCACGGAGTGGGACACGTCCGGCGACGGGGTGATCGCTCGCGTTCAGGTCGACGGTCAGTGGCACGAGCTGTGCAGCGACACCCAGAGCCCGGGGCAGGTGTTCGCCGTCGCCGCCGAGTCCGATGCCGCGCAGGACGACGCCCCGGAACCGGGTGGCTGGATCGCGCGGAATCTTCCTGCTCGCGACGGCAACGTGAGCGGGGACTTGCCGGAGATGGACCTGCGGACCGCGCTCGATCTTGTCGCCGTGCACAGCCGTGTCGAGGAGGACAACCCGGCCTTGACCGCTCGTGACGCCGCCGCCATGGCCCGGGAGCTGGACGTGGAGGACATCTACGGCGGGGTCGACGAACCCACGGCCCGCGCCGCCTACCTCACCGTGCTCAACGCGTTCGACGCGGACATCGACGAGGCGCTCGCGCAGGAGTCGATCGCCCCGTCCGGCGACGGCCAGGCGAGCGAGTGGCCGGTGGTAGAACAGGACGAAACCAGTCACGTCGCCGCTGACACCGATGACGTGGTCGCCCGGATCGACCAGGTTCTCCACGAGGACGCCGACGGTGACTTGTCGGAGGAGGACGCAGAGGAGCAGTACATCGAGCAGCGCCGCGCGTCCGTCCGCGCCGAGCTGGCCGCCGCCGCTGAGGGCATGACCGTCGAGGACGCCCGGGCCCTCGTGCGGGAAGCGGACGGGATCGAGGAGCACCTTTCCAGCTGCGGGCAGGACGTGTCCCAGTGCGGCACGTGCAGCCAGCAGGAACACGACACCGGCGATTTCTGGTCTGTCGATGTTCCTGCGGCACGGCAACGCCTTGCCAACACGCCGCTCGTGGGCCGGGTCGCCGAATGCGGGCGCGCGGTCGAGGAAGTCGAGGACGCGGTGCAGCAGCACGACCCCACCGACGAGGACGCCGAGCGTGCCGAGCGGTGCGCCCGCTGGAACGCCGAGGACGCCGCCGAGCAGACGGCCGACGACACCGAGGGGTGGGGCCAGTGAGCGGGCAGGGAAGCCGGTGGGCGACGGCGGGGTTCTGGCTGCCGGGTCTGGTGGTGGCGATCTGCGCCGCGGTCGCGACCGCGCACGGCCTGTTCGAGGTCGTCGTGGCGTCCGGGGTGCTGGCGAGTATCGCGTGGACCTACCCGGTGATCACCGACGGTCTGGCGATCGTGGCGTACGTGGCGACCTCGCGGCTGTCCGGTGCGGGGCGCCGGTACGCGTGGGCGGTGGTGATCCTCGCGGCCGGGCTGTCCGGGTTGGCGCAGGCGATCTACTTCGTCGGCGGCTTCACCGCGGCCACGCCGGAATCGGCGGGGAATCCGCCGCCGGAGTTACTGAGGTTCTGGGTGGGGGCGTGGCCGGCGATCGCGGCGGCGATCGTGGCGCACCTGCTGTTCATGCTCAGCGAGCTTCGCGCCAGCCGGAAGCCGTCCACCACGTCGGACGCGATGCCGACTCCGGCCCCGAGCACGGACACCGCGCGGACGGCGACCACCTCACAGCCGACCGTTGTTCAGGCGCAACCCGTCCAGTCCGACCGTCCGGAGGTCGCCGACGTTCAGTCGCCGACCGTCCAATCCGGGCTTGTCCAGCCGAAGCCGTTGGACGCGCCTGTGTCGGGGGAGCGGTCTGAACGTCCAGTCCCGGCACCCGGTTCTGTTCAGCCGGAGCGGTCCGTGTCGCGTGGCGCGGAGGAGCTGAAGGCGGAGCGTCCAGCGGTGGCGCCGTCGTCGCCGAAGCGGGACCGGGCATTGCACGAGGCCCGGAAGTACCAGGCGCGCCACGGCAGTCTCCCGACCGTCGATCAGCTCTCCGAAACGGCCGAGGTTTCCCGAGGCACCGCCGGAACCGTCCTCAAGGAACTTCGGGAACAGCCGCACCACCTTCACGTCATCACGAATCTCAGTGCCACCAAGGCCAACTCATGATCAGCAAGTCACCCAGTACCTCATTTCAAGTCAGTAAGCCATCAAGTCAGGCCAAGACACCCATCAGTAAGTCACCCAGCAAGTACTCACCAAGCCAAAGAAGGAACGCACACCTATGCATCACGATCTGTCGGGCCGGTGCGCCCTGGCGGGCGCCCGGGAACACCCTCGCCGTTGTTGATCTTCAAAGCCCGTGTGTCGATCTTGTTAGGAGGCCGGGATGCTGACGTTGTCGAACGGATACTCGGTCTCTTACCTCACCGAGGAGGTCGCGAAAGGCCGAGAGAACTACTACACCGACGCGGTCGCCGAGGGAGAGCCGCCGGGCCGCTGGTACGGCGGCGGCGCTGAGAAACTCGGCCTCACGGGGCTCGTCGACGAGCAGGACATGCAGGCGGTCTACGAGCAGTTCGTCGACCCACGCGACGAGGCGTTCAAGGATCCAGCACGGTGGGCGGAGGCGTCCACTCTCGGCCACACCGGGCGGAACTATCCAACGGCGGACGAGTTGTACGCCGCCGCGTTGGACAAGGAACCGGACGCGACGGGTGAACGCCGCGAGGAATTGCGGCTGGAGGCGAACAAGTCCGCGCGGAAGAACGTCGCCTTTTTGGACGCCACGTTCAGCGTCCAGAAGTCCGTCACCGTTCTGCACACCGCGTTCGAGGCACAGCAGGTTCGCGCTGAACGGACGGCTGGACAACTGGACGATGCGCTCGCCGCCGCCACGGCGACGGGCGCGTCCCCGGCCGAACTCGCCGAGCTCGGGCGGCAGCGCGACGACGCCCGCACCGCCGCCGATTCGTGGCGCGCGCACCGCGACGCGGTGGAGGACGCGATCTGGGCCGGGAACCGGGCGTCGCTGGACTACCTGTCCGAGCACGCCGGGTATTCGCGCGTCGGGCACCACGGCGGGGCCGCGGGCCGGTTCATCGACGCCCACGACTTCGTGGTCGCCAGCTTCTTTCAGCACGACTCGCGCAACCACGATCCGCAGCTGCACATCCACAACGCGATCCTCAACCGCGTCGAAGGCGCGGACGGGCAGTGGCGCACGCTGGACGGCCGCGCCCTGTACGCGCACCGGGGCGCGGCCGCGGCGGTGGGGGAGCGCACCACCGAGGAACACCTCGCGAAGGCGCTCGGGATCCGGTTCGCCACGCGCCCGGACGGGAAGTCCCGCGAGATCGTCGGAATCGACCAGCAGGTGATGGACCTGTTCAGCTCGCGCCGCCGCGCGATCACGAAGAAGACCGCCAGCCTGGTCGAGGCGTTCGAGGCGAGGTTCGGGCGGGAGCCGAACTCACTGGAGCTGGACCGCTTGCAGCGACAGGCCACCTTCGCGACCCGGAAGGCGAAGTCACACGACGGCGAAACCGTCGAAGAACGCTTGGAGCGCTGGGACCGCGAGCTGCGCGCCGAGGTCGCCGACGGGCTCGCCGGCGTCGCCCGCGACGTCCTCAACCTCGACCACGGCCAGCGCGAAGCCGCCCAGTGGTCACCGGACGACGTGTTGAAGACCGCGCTGGCGGACGTGCAGTCCACCAAGTCCGCATGGACCGCACCCGATCTGACGCGTGCGATCTCCGACGCGCTCCCGGATCACCTGGGCTACCTCGACGGCGCCCAGGTCGCGCGGCTGCTGGACACCCTCACCGCCGAGGGCGTGAAGCTCGCGACCCCGCTCGCCACCGACCGCCCCGGTGTCGCCGTCCTGCCGGACGCGCTGAAGCTCGCGAACGGCGAATCCGCCTACGAGGCCGCGGGCCGCCGCCTCTACGCCACCCCGGAACACATCCACACCGAGCGCGCGCTCGCCGCCGCGACTGCCCGGGGCGGAGCTCCAGCGCTGGACGTGTCCGACGTGGACGGCTTCGTGTCCGCGCTGGCGGATCACGGGATGGTGCTGGGCGCGGACCAGCACGCCGCGGTGCGCGGCGTGCTGACCTCCGGCGCGGCGGTCGAGTCGCTGGTCGGCCCGGCCGGAACCGGGAAGTCCTTTGTGGTCGGCGCCCTGGCGAAAGCGTGGCAGGACAACGACTTGTGGGGCGGGCAGTCCCGCCGCGTGATCGGGTTGGCGTCCAGCCAGGTCGCCACCGACATCCTCGCCGGCGAAGGACTCACCGCGCGGAACATCGCGCAGTGGCTGGGCGTGCAGGAGAAGCTCGCCGAGGGCTCAACCCACCCCGAACACGTCGAGT is a genomic window containing:
- a CDS encoding SsgA family sporulation/cell division regulator, translated to MTVIESALHVLLATGPAVVDARYRAEEPYGITFGFPGADWVIGRDLLAEALRDGRAGIGDVRVTARGDLITVGLSSPGGCGWVVFRRDDLAELVARTFDTVRPGTESDALDWSAAAEVIPEVTF
- a CDS encoding protein phosphatase 2C domain-containing protein; amino-acid sequence: MLTNERMVLVLDGASAFEPVDVSTALYVDYLAAAIQANLEEEHDVDLRTVVADAIRDTASRLGLHPGNSPSSTISLLRARESHIDLLCLGDSAIYYGADSDEVNMLTDARLSKLGIPEHKAYRERVAAGHGYDSRHRELLAALQREQRKRRNRAGGYWIAEADPDAALHAVVKTFPRKEISWAVLATDGAYSPMLHLGLANWARLAHGSEAELGNVLDICVAWEKRDDPNGRALPRAKVSDDKALAAVVL
- a CDS encoding helix-turn-helix domain-containing protein gives rise to the protein MDNAVQAGRSSEKPSSPAHLRTEPTFYNVAEAAGLFRLDQSTMYRHLRSGSFPGLKIGGRYVVPRVVVERLISDVLAVGQCVDVAEWASRWRDQAAAAGGVA
- a CDS encoding type IV secretory system conjugative DNA transfer family protein translates to MRTFGALLTAVVLIALGNLLSDWHVKAAVVWPWFVVAGVAAGVFGLAELVKGNAARLVTVAAGLTGLSVWFAGWVPEVTPGYEVWPWGLLLGGPVLAVAAFLGLRGRNGSAGLIGKWSRRSRRNGGVASRWQIWRVASKSAMRRKAKVLKPGLKRALWWTRRRVPVTEYATAVARVGFQRIWSPVEDVTLRLGGPRSGKTGELACRILDAPGAVIATSTRTDLIELTAQLRERQHGPVFVFNPSGLGKLDSTITFDPLAGCANPVTATHRASDLLPDGGSDEREHWVSQARRALATLMHAAALGELDMVDVQSWVADPDGAADEVLRLLRRSPEPAFETTARQFLTTNDRTRSSITTTIMPALGWLTDPTARAAATGGAFDVADLLDQRGTVYMLGAEEGHTAPLVAALTAHIAREARRIASESPGGRLDPALTMVLDEAALICPVPLDNWTSDMGGRNITIHIGAQSRAQLRKRWGDTGCSAILTNSSTLLVLANQKDPDDLQAYSLLTSDRHEMVATEDNDGHVTGRTPQRVPVLTPGQISQLPELHAVIVRRGMPVAIGKLQMAWKRRDVKAIERRARHSELLMRWDERRELWLTKAGAFVDMLADRVEPWVTRAQDWAANRRGARVEAVVPPQAEHEAGAVRVEAVRLDTEPEPAAGARAADPLAALDAELDAHIAGASEVPGTDERGEGRTR